From the Longibacter salinarum genome, one window contains:
- a CDS encoding DNA internalization-related competence protein ComEC/Rec2 codes for MDPDSSIHWGSYPALLVAGALATGILIASTGWLVSPWTWSGGAGLSVLLWIMATWDERRRLVSLANLMRLSGAIVLGISVGALRLVVFDAPTDRSLHRQAQHVIANGDTTTITGHVAGAPTRANGSTRFKFSVATWRSENDVRPARGMVQVTLRSSPWDDAPAPFPDVFEGDRLSLHGQLEPPPEPRNPADFDYGAYLSRRGIHSTLYVSQAADVRIQTRANAPLQRLVNQSRAWIRMLTERHVPTDTSQAVLQALLLGDKSHVNDRQREAFARTGLMHLLAVSGLHVLLVGMVLYTLLRPILHRLRLSWRAIEILRAGLTIGVLVLYMLLTGSPPSVVRAVIMAALLIGGIVLQRSAHTLNTLGVAAIVLLMLRPTALFDAGFQLSLSAVTGIVVLNPRIEEASRAILPERWMTMAPVEWLVSMITVSLAATLGTAPVLLHHFGFVALGGLVLNVVAIPLTAIGLTAGLLMVLANPVAPVAASSFGIAADAAIRLLAETALWGETWMGAGLELTNPSGWTLLALITGVLVVAQFPRPRHRWRLVTITGLAICISFFVRLLSGDATPKLTVTFLDVGQGDAVLVTTPEQRHMLIDGGPVTPYSDAGASVIQPHLEHLGIESLDVVVATHPDSDHLGGLPTLFESVSIGQFIHSGRRASSDLFERSRALLHSKSIPSRAVVTGDRLALGSDVIVEVLSPPPQSISGAWSENDASVVLAMTFGKTQILLPGDIEATAEAWLVETFAEELDANLVKVAHHGSSTSSSSALVQSVTGGSVSEIIAVIPVGRHNKFGMPVPEILTRWHESGTRVLRTDLHGSVSVHSDGRSLSAQTIR; via the coding sequence GTGGATCCCGACTCCTCCATTCACTGGGGATCGTACCCCGCCCTGCTCGTCGCCGGCGCTCTCGCGACCGGCATTCTTATCGCCTCAACTGGCTGGCTGGTCTCACCGTGGACGTGGAGCGGCGGAGCAGGACTCAGCGTGCTGCTCTGGATAATGGCCACCTGGGATGAGCGACGGCGCCTTGTGTCGCTCGCCAACCTGATGCGCCTGTCTGGTGCGATCGTCCTCGGTATTTCAGTCGGGGCCCTGCGCCTGGTCGTCTTCGATGCACCGACCGATCGAAGTCTCCACCGCCAGGCCCAACACGTCATTGCGAACGGAGACACCACCACGATCACGGGACACGTTGCAGGTGCCCCAACGCGAGCAAATGGAAGCACGAGATTCAAGTTTTCGGTGGCCACCTGGCGAAGCGAAAACGATGTTCGCCCGGCCCGAGGAATGGTTCAGGTCACCCTCCGCTCTTCGCCCTGGGACGACGCGCCGGCGCCCTTCCCGGACGTGTTCGAAGGAGATCGACTCTCTCTCCATGGACAGCTGGAGCCGCCACCGGAACCACGCAATCCGGCCGACTTCGACTACGGCGCTTATCTCAGTCGGCGTGGCATCCACAGCACGCTCTACGTGTCGCAAGCGGCCGATGTGCGAATCCAAACACGGGCAAATGCACCTCTGCAGCGACTCGTCAACCAATCCAGAGCATGGATCCGCATGCTCACAGAGCGACATGTGCCAACCGACACGTCGCAAGCAGTCTTGCAAGCGCTCCTACTTGGGGATAAAAGCCACGTCAACGACCGGCAGCGAGAGGCTTTTGCGCGAACGGGCCTGATGCACCTGCTTGCCGTTTCGGGGCTTCACGTTCTGCTCGTCGGCATGGTGCTCTACACGCTTCTGCGCCCCATCCTTCACCGCCTTCGCCTTTCATGGCGCGCCATCGAGATCCTGCGAGCGGGGTTGACGATCGGCGTATTGGTTCTCTACATGCTGCTGACGGGCAGTCCACCGTCGGTTGTGCGAGCTGTGATCATGGCGGCACTGCTGATCGGGGGGATCGTTCTCCAGCGATCGGCGCACACGCTCAACACGCTCGGTGTGGCGGCCATCGTGTTGCTCATGCTGCGGCCGACGGCTCTGTTCGACGCCGGATTCCAGCTCTCCCTCTCGGCCGTGACCGGCATTGTCGTGCTCAACCCGCGCATCGAGGAAGCCAGCCGAGCCATTCTACCCGAACGGTGGATGACCATGGCTCCAGTCGAGTGGCTTGTATCGATGATAACGGTTTCGCTGGCAGCAACGCTCGGCACCGCGCCCGTCCTGCTCCATCATTTCGGCTTCGTTGCTCTGGGTGGCCTTGTACTGAACGTCGTGGCGATCCCACTCACGGCCATCGGGCTCACCGCTGGACTCCTGATGGTTCTTGCTAACCCAGTCGCCCCGGTTGCGGCCTCTTCATTTGGCATTGCAGCCGATGCGGCAATTCGACTGCTGGCGGAGACGGCTCTCTGGGGAGAAACGTGGATGGGGGCGGGTCTCGAACTCACGAACCCGAGTGGATGGACGCTTCTCGCGCTCATAACGGGCGTTCTCGTTGTTGCTCAATTTCCTCGCCCGCGACATCGATGGCGATTAGTCACAATAACGGGGTTAGCGATCTGTATTAGCTTCTTCGTCAGGCTTCTATCTGGAGATGCAACGCCAAAACTAACGGTGACATTCCTCGACGTCGGTCAGGGAGATGCCGTCCTCGTCACGACGCCGGAGCAGAGACACATGCTGATCGATGGAGGTCCCGTCACGCCATACAGTGACGCCGGTGCATCCGTGATTCAACCTCACCTCGAACATCTCGGGATTGAGTCCCTCGATGTTGTCGTGGCGACGCACCCAGACAGTGATCATCTCGGTGGATTGCCGACCCTCTTCGAATCGGTCTCCATTGGCCAGTTCATTCATAGCGGCCGCCGCGCCTCTTCGGACTTGTTCGAGCGAAGCCGAGCACTCCTCCACTCAAAGTCAATTCCCTCTCGCGCGGTCGTGACCGGAGATCGGTTGGCTCTGGGTTCCGACGTCATTGTCGAGGTTCTCAGCCCACCGCCGCAATCCATTTCGGGAGCCTGGTCCGAAAATGATGCATCGGTGGTTCTCGCGATGACCTTTGGGAAAACTCAGATCCTTCTACCCGGAGATATTGAGGCAACGGCCGAGGCGTGGCTTGTCGAGACCTTCGCCGAGGAGCTCGACGCAAATCTCGTCAAAGTTGCGCATCACGGCTCTTCGACGAGCAGTTCTTCTGCGCTGGTCCAATCCGTTACCGGCGGGTCGGTCTCCGAAATTATTGCCGTCATCCCAGTTGGCCGCCACAACAAATTCGGAATGCCCGTTCCAGAAATACTGACACGTTGGCATGAATCCGGAACGCGCGTTTTACGGACCGATCTCCACGGTTCTGTCTCTGTGCACAGCGATGGTCGATCTCTTTCTGCTCAAACGATTCGCTGA